The following are encoded together in the Oncorhynchus masou masou isolate Uvic2021 chromosome 5, UVic_Omas_1.1, whole genome shotgun sequence genome:
- the LOC135540243 gene encoding dolichyl-diphosphooligosaccharide--protein glycosyltransferase subunit 2-like isoform X1, translating into MIYLYIIGVDMAQPRVFCLVLLTVALGAQALTPSHHLSLSDVERLKGLLSQPFTDLASAYYSILGLSKLGASVADENDACQFLKAQLDPMSVDSLFFAAEASQAIADCEMPVSNETRDILLAAVSEDSTVTQIFRAVSALSSLGLPLASQEVVAALVARIAKEDNVLAITTALQTATRLSQQAELGGILEEIEDLAARLDDLGGVYLQFEEGLEATALFVTAAYTLSDHADTEPPLKEDQVIQLVNSVFSKKSWDSRSEAFSVACAAAALSSNRFHVPVIVSPQGPLTVSHSQPILHLLVTDILSNPLASANLLVESAQAVASKSVVLSQAPFSLRNGIFELNFMASQPASGYYQFTVAVTGDSRLVANQVELKVKVSTEVAITNMDLSVVDKDQSIGTKTSRVDYPFKAKGSFTADSHQNFAMTFQLVDANTGVELTPHQTFVRFHNQKTGQEVVFVAEPDSKNLYKFELDTAERKSEFDSMSGTYVLHLIVGDATLENPILWNVADVVLKFLDEEAPAAIQSKTLYMPKPDIQHLFREPEKKPPTVVSNTFTALVLSPFLLLLILWFKLGANISNFSLSPSSVLFHVGHACMLGLMYVYWTHLNMFQTLKYLAIIGSLTFLAGNRMLAQKAVKRIAAEQSSRLAKYRSLR; encoded by the exons ATGATCTATCTATACATCATTGGAGTGGACATGGCCCAGCCTC GTGTGTTCTGCTTGGTCCTCCTCACCGTGGCTCTCGGGGCCCAGGCTCTGACCCCATCCCATCACCTCTCCCTGTCAGACGTGGAGAGACTTAAAGGCCTCCTGAGCCAACCCTTCACAGACCTGGCATCAGCATACTACTCCATCCTTGGTTTGAGCAAGCTTGGAGCCTCAGTTGCTGATGAAAAT GATGCCTGTCAGTTTCTGAAGGCCCAATTGGACCCCATGAGTGTCGACTCCCTCTTCTTCGCTGCTGAGGCCAGTCAGGCCATCGCAGACTGTGAG ATGCCAGTATCCAACGAGACCCGTGACATCCTTCTGGCAGCAGTCAGCGAGGACTCTACAGTAACACAGATCTTCAGAGCTGTCAGCGCCCTCAGTTCCCTGGGGCTTCCTCTGGCTTCACAGGAAGTCGTCGCTGCCCTCGTCGCCCGTATTGCCAAGGAGGACAACGTCTTGGC GATCACTACTGCACTCCAGACTGCCACCCGTCTCTCCCAACAGGCTGAGCTTGGAGGAATCCTGGAGGAGATTGAG GATCTGGCAGCACGATTGGATGACTTGGGTGGAGTGTACCTCCAGTTTGAGGAGGGACTTGAGGCGACCGCCCTCTTTGTGACAGCAGCCTACACACTGTCAGACCATGCGGACACGGAGCCTCCTCTGAAAGAG GACCAGGTGATCCAGCTGGTGAACTCTGTGTTCAGTAAGAAGTCCTGGGATTCCCGGTCTGAGGCGTTCAGTGTAGCCTGTGCTGCTGCAGCTCTCTCCAGCAACCGCTTCCACGTGCCAGTCATCGTCAGTCCCCAGGGGCCTCTAACAGTCTCCCACAGCCAGCCAATCCTGCAT CTTCTGGTGACAGACATCCTGTCCAATCCTCTTGCCTCAGCCAATCTGCTGGTGGAATCTGCTCAAGCTGTTGCCTCTAAGAGTGTTGTACTCAGCCAGGCACCTTTCTCCCTCAGAAA TGGCATTTTTGAACTTAACTTCAtggctagccagccagccagtggatATTACCAGTTTACTGTGGCTGTCACCGGGGACAGCCGATTGGTTGCCAATCAGGTTGAG CTGAAAGTGAAGGTGTCCACTGAGGTAGCCATCACTAATATGGACCTGTCTGTAGTGGATAAGGACCAGAGCATCGGCACCAAGACATCCAG GGTGGACTATCCCTTCAAGGCCAAGGGCTCCTTTACTGCAGACAGCCATCAGAACTTTGCCATGACTTTCCAGTTAGTGGATGCCAACACTGGAGTAGAGCTCACTCCCCACCAG ACCTTTGTGAGGTTTCACAATCAGAAAACTGGCCAGGAGGTTGTGTTTGTTGCTGAGCCGGACAGTAAGAACCTTTATAAGTTTGAGCtggacacagcagagaggaagtCTGAGTTTGACTCGATGTCTGGGACCTATGTCCTCCACCTCATCGTGGGAGATGCCACCTTGGAGAACCCCATTCTGTGGAACGTGGCTGATGTTGTCCTGAAGTTCCTTGATGAGGAGGCCCCAGCAGCCATCCAGTCCAAGACCCTTTACATGCCCAAACCAGATATTCAG CACTTGTTCCGGGAGCCTGAGAAGAAGCCACCCACGGTGGTGTCTAACACCTTCACAGCCCTCGTCCTCTCTCCGTTCCTTCTGCTGCTTATTCTG TGGTTCAAACTCGGGGCCAACATCTCAAACTTCAGCCTCTCCCCCAGCTCTGTGCTCTTCCATGTGGGCCACGCAT GCATGCTAGGTCTGATGTACGTCTACTGGACTCACCTCAACATGTTCCAGACCCTCAAGTACCTGGCTATCATTGGCAGTCTTACCTTCCTGGCTGGAAACCGCATGTTGGCCCAGAAAGCAGTGAAGAG GATTGCTGCAGAGCAAAGTAGTAGGTTGGCAAAGTATAGGAGCCTGCGGTAA
- the LOC135540243 gene encoding dolichyl-diphosphooligosaccharide--protein glycosyltransferase subunit 2-like isoform X2: MIYLYIIGVDMAQPRVFCLVLLTVALGAQALTPSHHLSLSDVERLKGLLSQPFTDLASAYYSILGLSKLGASVADENDACQFLKAQLDPMSVDSLFFAAEASQAIADCEMPVSNETRDILLAAVSEDSTVTQIFRAVSALSSLGLPLASQEVVAALVARIAKEDNVLAITTALQTATRLSQQAELGGILEEIEDLAARLDDLGGVYLQFEEGLEATALFVTAAYTLSDHADTEPPLKEDQVIQLVNSVFSKKSWDSRSEAFSVACAAAALSSNRFHVPVIVSPQGPLTVSHSQPILHLLVTDILSNPLASANLLVESAQAVASKSVVLSQAPFSLRNGIFELNFMASQPASGYYQFTVAVTGDSRLVANQVELKVKVSTEVAITNMDLSVVDKDQSIGTKTSRVDYPFKAKGSFTADSHQNFAMTFQLVDANTGVELTPHQTFVRFHNQKTGQEVVFVAEPDSKNLYKFELDTAERKSEFDSMSGTYVLHLIVGDATLENPILWNVADVVLKFLDEEAPAAIQSKTLYMPKPDIQHLFREPEKKPPTVVSNTFTALVLSPFLLLLILWFKLGANISNFSLSPSSVLFHVGHACMLGLMYVYWTHLNMFQTLKYLAIIGSLTFLAGNRMLAQKAVKRLASK, encoded by the exons ATGATCTATCTATACATCATTGGAGTGGACATGGCCCAGCCTC GTGTGTTCTGCTTGGTCCTCCTCACCGTGGCTCTCGGGGCCCAGGCTCTGACCCCATCCCATCACCTCTCCCTGTCAGACGTGGAGAGACTTAAAGGCCTCCTGAGCCAACCCTTCACAGACCTGGCATCAGCATACTACTCCATCCTTGGTTTGAGCAAGCTTGGAGCCTCAGTTGCTGATGAAAAT GATGCCTGTCAGTTTCTGAAGGCCCAATTGGACCCCATGAGTGTCGACTCCCTCTTCTTCGCTGCTGAGGCCAGTCAGGCCATCGCAGACTGTGAG ATGCCAGTATCCAACGAGACCCGTGACATCCTTCTGGCAGCAGTCAGCGAGGACTCTACAGTAACACAGATCTTCAGAGCTGTCAGCGCCCTCAGTTCCCTGGGGCTTCCTCTGGCTTCACAGGAAGTCGTCGCTGCCCTCGTCGCCCGTATTGCCAAGGAGGACAACGTCTTGGC GATCACTACTGCACTCCAGACTGCCACCCGTCTCTCCCAACAGGCTGAGCTTGGAGGAATCCTGGAGGAGATTGAG GATCTGGCAGCACGATTGGATGACTTGGGTGGAGTGTACCTCCAGTTTGAGGAGGGACTTGAGGCGACCGCCCTCTTTGTGACAGCAGCCTACACACTGTCAGACCATGCGGACACGGAGCCTCCTCTGAAAGAG GACCAGGTGATCCAGCTGGTGAACTCTGTGTTCAGTAAGAAGTCCTGGGATTCCCGGTCTGAGGCGTTCAGTGTAGCCTGTGCTGCTGCAGCTCTCTCCAGCAACCGCTTCCACGTGCCAGTCATCGTCAGTCCCCAGGGGCCTCTAACAGTCTCCCACAGCCAGCCAATCCTGCAT CTTCTGGTGACAGACATCCTGTCCAATCCTCTTGCCTCAGCCAATCTGCTGGTGGAATCTGCTCAAGCTGTTGCCTCTAAGAGTGTTGTACTCAGCCAGGCACCTTTCTCCCTCAGAAA TGGCATTTTTGAACTTAACTTCAtggctagccagccagccagtggatATTACCAGTTTACTGTGGCTGTCACCGGGGACAGCCGATTGGTTGCCAATCAGGTTGAG CTGAAAGTGAAGGTGTCCACTGAGGTAGCCATCACTAATATGGACCTGTCTGTAGTGGATAAGGACCAGAGCATCGGCACCAAGACATCCAG GGTGGACTATCCCTTCAAGGCCAAGGGCTCCTTTACTGCAGACAGCCATCAGAACTTTGCCATGACTTTCCAGTTAGTGGATGCCAACACTGGAGTAGAGCTCACTCCCCACCAG ACCTTTGTGAGGTTTCACAATCAGAAAACTGGCCAGGAGGTTGTGTTTGTTGCTGAGCCGGACAGTAAGAACCTTTATAAGTTTGAGCtggacacagcagagaggaagtCTGAGTTTGACTCGATGTCTGGGACCTATGTCCTCCACCTCATCGTGGGAGATGCCACCTTGGAGAACCCCATTCTGTGGAACGTGGCTGATGTTGTCCTGAAGTTCCTTGATGAGGAGGCCCCAGCAGCCATCCAGTCCAAGACCCTTTACATGCCCAAACCAGATATTCAG CACTTGTTCCGGGAGCCTGAGAAGAAGCCACCCACGGTGGTGTCTAACACCTTCACAGCCCTCGTCCTCTCTCCGTTCCTTCTGCTGCTTATTCTG TGGTTCAAACTCGGGGCCAACATCTCAAACTTCAGCCTCTCCCCCAGCTCTGTGCTCTTCCATGTGGGCCACGCAT GCATGCTAGGTCTGATGTACGTCTACTGGACTCACCTCAACATGTTCCAGACCCTCAAGTACCTGGCTATCATTGGCAGTCTTACCTTCCTGGCTGGAAACCGCATGTTGGCCCAGAAAGCAGTGAAGAG ACTTGCAAGTAAATGA